DNA sequence from the Colletotrichum higginsianum IMI 349063 chromosome 10, whole genome shotgun sequence genome:
ACCCCTAAAGCCAACACATAGATACCGCAGTCGCTGGTATCGGTCTAGCGGTTGCTTAGACAGAGAATGACCAAACGAAAGGAGCGTGGCGTCTTGGGAAGGAAGTATTCGATGAAGACATCACCCAGCCGCCGAGCCGACTTTGTAGATCCAGCCAAGTATAGGGCATCACTCAGCTTGATCAGGGCAGCGACACATCTGCAGTGTTCCACGACGCATAGCACCAAATGGTTGTCGCAGAAAGACGGTCTTGCTCCCAAGTATGGAGAGGTGAATCGCCACGCGGGGGGCGTAATCTTCCTGTGTCATCCTCTCCACCTCGATCAAGTCGACGAGGCAGATCTTGGGGAACTTGAGCTAACACATGCTATCGAGAGCCGAGTTCTGCAGCTCTCCCCGTCCCCTGGTATTTCGCAGCAGAATGGTCCTTGTTTCTTCATTCGTCATgaggggtggtggtggtttgAGCCGCGATCTCTTCAGTGCAGGCTGTGCGGCGTTCATCTCGGACGATGCAGGAACGTGCATTGATCTCCTGTGGGAAACGTCAACTTCGGTGAGGTGTTGTGgttgtcctcgtcgccaagaCTCACATGTGTCAAGGGAAGAGGACTGTGGGAGGGAGGTCTTTCCAGCAATGCCGTCAGGCTTGGACTCCGAATCGTCCAGTTGATCGGCGAAGTAGTTAGTTTGAGGGGATAGgatggtttttttttttttttggaaCAGGCCAGACACAAGAGACAGTAGTGGCAATTGCTTTTCTTGGTCAACGGCCGGAATCCCATTGCAACAGGCGTGCTACAGCCTTGCTGCCTTGTTCTCATCGAGGTTCCGGCCTACTTATGCGTTGTTTGAAGCGCTTGTGCAGGTTGACAGTTCAACTATCCTgggctcttcttcttcttggtcgtAGACATCGATCTCGTCGCCAGTTCGTTTTAGAAAATATTAAATGCAAATCACTTTCTTCTGACACCCATCAGCTGAACACGATTAGCTTTGTTGTATTCCATCGCCGGCGAACAGAGGCTCTGTCGACAAGAAGGGTCAACCAGGCAATCCAGTCGGTGTTGATGTTGGCAATATCGAGCAAGGACTTGAGGAAAGATCCGTCCCGTTTCCTGCCGAAATCGTTTCGTTGCCGGTGTAGAAGGGAAGTAGCTTGAGATGGATGTTCCAGGTGACGCTGACTTTGTGCGGCTTTATGACAGTGGCCCTTCCGGGAGCGAAGAAGGACTTGTCTGAGAGGATACGCAGAATAGCACTGAGGAAGGTGGTGGGCCTCGTGTATGCGTACGGTGGAGAGGGCAGGAAAGGAGTGATGGTGGTGAGATTGAACCGCTCCAGCCTCGAGTCGCCGTTGAGACAGTACCTAACTAGGGGCATAGAATTTTAGCCTAGTACCCTGCACGAATAGCAAGTTGTATGAAACCTTGGCAGTAGGGAGGAACACTAGATGTGGAACGTGACTAAGGAATTAAGCTTGGCAAAAGTTGCCTGAAGTCCGAACTTATTCCTATGACCTGATTTATGTGGAGCAATAACTTTATCTCACGAAGtttataagtattaaaaGCAGTAGTCACAAGTCGCGTGTTGTCCCAGATTACTTCTATCAGCTGATTATTGTGGAACACAAACCTTAATCAACGTAGCTAGTAAGCGTTCACAAGAGACCCATTGCGGGACGGTCCTCAGGCAATGCTAGAAGCATATCTTAAAATAGATCTAGCCCACTCAAAAGTAAAAGTTTACATGTCTAGAACATCTTACTCCTAAGAACGGTTACGAAGGGCACTGCGCGTAGTGCTCCATTTCGCAATGTTACTTGTTGAATTAGAGGCAATAACGCTTGACCTTAGTGGCCCTCCCAGCTAACGGGCTGAGTCGTCAGCGAGTTGGAGGCAATAACGCACACGAGGGAAACTTTGGAGTCCCTCGGAGACAGGCCCTACCGGCTGGCTTGGCCGGCCGCTTGGCGGCAACGAGGGGTTTCTACCGCGGGCTTCGTCCCGAGCAGTGGGCTTGGTGGTGGCCCCAGGGGGTTGGGTGCCTAGAGAAGTGGCGGTTGAACACCTAGTCGGGCGGAAGCCCTTGGCCAACTCGCAGTTCAATAGTAACGCAAGCAACGCACTCAATATACGCACAATCTAACCATGACTTCTACCCTTGTCAATCTGAGACATCATTGGCGGTATTGCTGTTGTTCCGGTTATTCGCAGGTGGGCCTACTAGCTGCCCTCGAAGACAAGCGCCTGTTTACCCACTTTGCCTGTCCGGCCGGTGGGCCAGTTGCGCCTTGGCCTGCCTCCGAAGGTCGCAGGTTCAATTCGACAACTGCTATCATGTACGAACATTGACATACATATCCTATTGCTTCAAAGTATAAAACCACATGATTTCCCATTGATGGGATTCTCTTTTACCGCCATAGCCTTCAGCAACCACTATCGACTTATCCTTCACTCTTTTTTCCACTCACTCGAGCCCTTTTCAGGTACAACTCCGATCTTGCCAATCTTAACATGCATTCTCAATCCATCATTTCGGTCGCCATTGTTGCTCTGAGCTTCCTCGGTGAAGCTTCAGCTTATTGCAACTGGAACAAGAAGACCATCGAGGATTGCTGCTACCGAACCAACGACACCAGAGTCAAGCAAGGCAGTTTCCTCAGCGCTCCGCAAGGAACCATCTGCCCCGAATCGTACTCGCAGACCTGTGGTGGCGATTGTTGCACCTGGGGTAGTGCTCTTGGCACAGCCTGCCCCAAGTAAACGCTTAGGCTCGTGTACTTCAGTCTCAATCGTAAGCTTCCACTTCGGCTGTCTGGTTATCAACACTAATTTAATTGTTAGGTCCATCTCCTTACTCCTATTATCATCAGACGTGGCGTCTAAGATTGCTAGAGGAGTCTGTCTATCAAGCTCAAGTTTTGTCGTGGATTAGGAGTTAGATCAATACTTTGAGTTCCATATTGTCACATGCCCTGGGTGTGAGCAACAAGCGTCAGCGCTGTCAGCATGTGTAGATTCATTCATCTTATCCATAGAGCATGTAGCCCTCACACACAGTGAACCTTCCTATGAGAGGTTCAACGTTGAAGAGACATACTTGATTACACTTGCCTTTTGCTTCGCTTGCTTCCCGCGTCCCTACACGCACCAGTCGTATAGGCTTGCAGTCTACGCCAGCACTTTAGCCTAGCGTCACGTAAAGCCACTCCGCACCGATATGTCCTTCAGTCAAGCAGCCGCACAGCCCATTCGCTGCCAGTAGTGCTGTGTCACATACAGAGGTTTGAACTCTTGCTCTTGTGCCTTGAAATTTAGCCAGTGTTTGCCTTTACATCTTCTTGTTTGGTCTAAGTATGTGGATTTCTGGCTATATTAGTACAGTCCATGTGAATCAATGCATTCATTACAGCTGGAAGCTGGGATCCCAAATAAAGATTCATCCTCCGTTGGGGTGATTGAAAATGCATAATGGAGACACTAACTTTTTGGATTTACTCTTGAACCTTCAAAGTTGCGTTTCAACTGAAGTACTGAAGACGCTTACGAGAAAATTTTGAATTGCCTGGAAGCCTCTCTGTATTCGGCGCAAGTAGGCCGAAGAGTGAACGCAGGCTTTTGAAGAGAGGGGCAGACTGAAAAAGCAGCAAAGATCCTGTTTCAATTACAGAAAATATCCCTACCTCCAACAACGTCTTTAATTTCAATCGTTTCCTCCGGAAGTTCAAAGATGCACTTCGCTCACTCATGGTCTTGGAATAGACTACATCTGGATCAACACACTGCGCATCATCTAAGATGACAAGGCTGACTGACTTGAAGTACGAGTCAATTATGATGGACGACTTGTTCAGTGCGGAGTAGTGTATCATCAGCGCAGCGCCAGCGAAACCATCGCTCGACGGCTTCTTATCCCATCAGCCGCCTTGGCCATGCGTGCAGCTACAGGTAGAAGGCTCTCGAGACTTGTGTGTCTGCTCGCTCATAGCCAACTTCTACTAAGACGTAGAGCTAGCAGAATTCAAACAGCGAAAATGGGTCTTGCAAGAAGTGACATTGTCGAGACGCTTTAGTTTAAACCATAGCTATGTCCCTTTGGCGTGGTCTGTTTAAGTAATATTACATCAGGTGTGTTGGAAAAAGTGCAGTTGGGTTACAGTAGGTGGATCCAGCGACATCGGCCACATGCCATGACTAACATTGCGTCTTTTCCCTGCTAGTCATGGAGATTATTGGTGAGAAGATGCAAAGTATAACTCAAGTCCCCTTTCCTCGGCAATGACAAATAAATTTCACTTTTGTTTTGCTAGGCTCAATCCTTACTTACCCCTGAAAAATCACCCACTGAGCCAACACAATGCCCTCAACCAATATTGAAAAGCCTCCAGACCTTAGCGTTCGATTGTTTGTTGCCTGTCCACGCAGTGGGTCCGCACTCCTTATGAGAATCTTTGCTGAAAATCCTGAGTGTGGTGTCACTAGTCGGTTGATGCTCATGGACCACGCAAGCCTAGAGGGTCAAGATACACCCAACCGTGCAATCTTCCAGACTCCTGCCCAGCATGATGTATATCAATTGGCCCTCAATGCTGGAAAGCGGTTTCTCATCTCCAGAGAAGAACTCGGCCACGATATAAGAAAGGGCGAGTGTTCCTACGACTTGCTCCCAAGTGCTACTGCATTTGATCTCGCACGGCCGGTCTTTCTTATACGCGATCCCATGCGCGTGTTTGACAGCTGGAAGAAAATAGGATGGAAAGACGTCCAGAGCTTTATTGACTGCTATGTCAACGTTTTCAGCATGATTGATCGGTCGGCTTCGAGGAACATATCCTGTCTACTGTATGAGCAACTCGTCTACGACCCTCGGGAAGAGCTTCAACGAGTCTGTTCCCGATGGGGTATACCATTCTCAGATGCATCGCTTCAATTCACTAAACCTTTCGGATCAAGCTTCCTCATGTCCGAAAAGGAGACGAAAGCCTACTGCGAAACAGAGCCAGCCGGTATCTTCACGACAGTCGAAGCGACTTCATCAATCATACAAGATGTGGAATACCATGGTCTCCTGACActggaagagaaggaaaagatTGAATACACTCTGTGCCGCTCTTATCTTGGCTATTGGCGAGACAAGGTAGACCAACTACGGACTACCTTATCTGAGAAAACATGGTTCGGTTTCGATCTTGACGACACTCTTCATGAGTTTCGCCTCGCATCTTCAACGGCAACAAACAAAGCACTAGAGGTGCTATCGCAGAGCTATGGGACACCTTTGGAAGCCTTGAAGAAAGAGTACTCCTATATCCTTCGAACCAAGACGTCAAATGCATTCTCGGATGGGAAGACGTCATTCGAGTACAGAAGAGAGAGGTTTACTCTTCTGTTGGAACGAATCTCTCAGACAGCTACTCCGACGTTTCTCACAAGCCTTTTGGAAATTTATGAAAAAACACTGATGGATTCTCTTCAACTCAAATGCGGAGCCATCAATCTTCTAGCAACGTTGAAGAGACTGGGAAAGAAAATCGTCATCATCACAGAAGGTCCTCAGGATGCGCAGGAACGAACGATACGCCATCTGGGCATTGCCGAGCAAGTCGATGCTTTGGTAACGACGAATTCCTTTGGTTTATCAAAAGTTGACGGGTTGTTTCCAAAGGTCCTTCAACACCTCGGAATCTTGCCCGCCGAGATGGCTTACATTGGAGACAGCGAACAGCGAGACATGGAGCCCGCACTAGCTGAAAGGATCTTCTGTATTCATTTTGCCGAGACGGCGAACTTCTCTCTTGATGTTTACCCGCCGCGAATAAATACTTTGGTGAAGCTTGACTGTATCATCTCAAGCTTGGAGCCGGATCTTGCAGGAGAATGAGGTCTTTAAGTCTGACAAAACTGTTCTAGCACAGACATGAAGAGGTGGAGGGTACTCCATACGGTTCACACTTGGTTGAGTCAGACAAAACTACACTGCTGTACCTTACTGAGATGTAATCACAAGACTTCAAACCAGTCATCTTTTTAAGAATACTTACCGGCTAGCAGAAAAGAATGGATAATCTGATCGTCAAGACAGCCAGATCATCGACAAGAGCGGATGGATTGGATCAGGATTCCGTTATCAGCTCCTTCAACATCGTTGGTGTACACCAGCCTTGTTGTGAAAAAAGACTAATATATAAGATCTACTCGTTTCCCTGCGTCACTTGGACGTTTCTGTTAGGAATTTAGAAATGAAAAGAACAAACAGAAAAAGGTAGAACTGAAGAACGGCCGAGTTTTGCGTAGCGCAGACTCACAGCAGAAATCCATCTCGGTAGACCGGGAAACCGAGCTAACACTCACTCGACTAGAGGCTGAGGTCGCATGTGCATCTGGCTCTAGGCGGCTTTTTGGGCGCTCTCCCCACGGACGCTATGGAACAGGCGGATAACGCGAACTGACATAGTCGCTGGAGCTAACCAGCTACACCAGTTGGGAGCTTGTGGGCGCTTTGTGTCCATACGTCCCGTTTCCCAGGTCTCGAAATGCTCTAGCAGACCCGGGATTCGGCTCGGACTTGTCTTTCATTTGTTCCTCCGGGAGCAAGCAAAGACCCCTTCGAGAATGGGACGCCCGTTGGGATGCACCAGCCTTGCTGGCTCCCATCAGCACGTGTGAAGCACGTGTGACTGCCGTCATCCCGGAGCTCCGTCAAATTTGGGGCAACGGACGCGACGGCCGCTATggacatcaacaccagcTACGCCGGGAGAAGCTGGAAACAGTATGGTAAAGAAAGCGCTGGGTGGGTCTTGAGAGCATCCTATCGTTATTTTCCACTTGCATTAGATAAGACAACACAAAGCACTTCCCTTCCTCAGTCGACACTAAGAACAATGCTAGTCAAGCTTGTCGACTTCCCAAAGTACCTCGTCGCAACAACAGGGGTCAGGACGCTTAGCACATCCCAGTTGTCCGTATCTATCTTAGGGTAAAGGCACTGCCTCAAGCTGTCGGTGCTCCGCAGCATGATGAGGGCGCCCTTTTTCATGGCCTTTGCGACGCTGATCAGCAGGTCGAGcttctgctcctcgtcgccaacaaGGGCCGCAAAATGCACCACGTCACAGTCCCGGAGGTCGTCAGGCACCgaggcgacgtcggcctTAACGAAGCGCATGTTGTCGCCCAGGCGGCAGGCAACCAGGGTCCCATGCTGAATAGCTTCTTCGCTGCGGTCAATATTGATGATTTCtacgtcgtcgcccagcttCGGCCGCATGCAGAGCGCTGTGAAGGGCATCGGGCCCgagccgaggaaggcgatcTTGCGAGGGCGTGAGAGCTGGGTCTCACCGACGGCTGTGTCGAGTGTGTTGGCTTCCCTGCGTGGTGTTTACCAATTAGTCCTCTAAGGATAACAGATAGGGAAAGTAGAGAGGGAAATAAAGATAGTTGAGGAGTTAAACAGCtggtgtatgtgtgtgttttACTCACATGCGCGCCAACTGATAGTATTGTTCCAAGTAGGGAAACGACTCGAACAGCTGCTGGGATTCTGCCCTCGAGTCTCCGCTGATGACTTTACGCGCGaactcgagctcgaggagatACTCGCCGTCACCCCAAATTCGACGGAGCTCTGGGATGACGGCAGTCAAACGTGCGTCGGTCATAACCTACAGGAACAACGATCAGCAAGGGGGGTCCTCTGGGATGGATAGGGGGATGGGGATCGTCGGCTCGCCTTTTCATCTTGCGATTTAGTGGTCTTGGAGGTTGTAACCAAGTCGAAAAGTTGGTTAAAGATGGCTCCATTGATGGGATCGGGGTACAGGCTCTCGAGGCCCTTCATGCGTTTGAAGAGCTCGACAATGCCTAGGACGGTACGCTCGACTGGATCCTCATGGTGCGGCAGCTTGATTGAAAACCGTTGGACCCCGGACCAGTCGCCTGTCAAGGGCTTCTCAATTGCGGCAGCAGTGGTATGGTCTGCGTCGAGATTGGCGTGCTGCGCCCGGCAGATGGCGGGAGAAGTCTCGACGGCCATTTCCTTTTCTGCGTCGAGAGGGAGCGTGATACAACAGAAGGTTGAAGAGAAGGGAGTTGGATAGTGGAAGGAACACGTGGAAGGTATTTAAGGGACACTAAGAGTGTAAGGCGGAAAAAAACAAGCGCTTGGGTACTTTTTTTGCACGTTCGACAATAACATCGTGAAGCCCGAGCTCACGACCGGCAACACGGTTGTGATTGATTGACTCCGTGTTTGTGTCTTTGGTAAAAAGTCCTGTTGCTTATTCGCGTACCAAACTTTCAACATGCGTACCAAAGACACCGACACGCCGACCAAAAAGATGAGGAATGGCTTGGTGCTGATCAGGTTTGTTGAATACACTCTGATTATCCCATACTCCAGGCGCACCCTCTTGGGCAATGGCTCCAGTTTCCAGCCGTCGAGGTAGAGCTCGAGTGGGCCGGACATTACGGTAATGGTCTATGAAATTGAGAAGGTGCCCTAATCGTTGAAATAGGAGACTTTTTGAATGGTGTGCCCTGTTTAAACGAGCGTTGTTCACTAAAACCAACGACTCGCGCGGCGTCCGTCACCTTGGGAACGGACTCTGAGTGCGGCAGTGTCGGTGTCCGCCGAGGCCCCGGCGATCGTATTGCTGGGGTGTCTCACCGGATTTAGCAAAAGCTGGCCTTGCACCTGCCAGTCTTGCAGGAGATTGTCCTTGTGCTTAGTTTTATCGAACCACCTGTTGTCAGAAACTGCGAGAACAGGGACGGCCTCAAGGAGATGCGGTGGGTGCCCCGCCCACGCGGGGATCCAGGGCAACAAATGACGCCGACACGGCTGCCAAATAAGTCACCGGGTGGGGCCACTACAAGGCCGAATGCCCGGGACGAACGAAGCCCGCAGCAGTCCCCTCCGCCGAGCGGCCGGCTGAGCTGGTCTTTCTGATAAATCCGTTTTCCAGGGACCACTGTAGCATCCTTCAATTCAACGCCTCTGGAGGGCCTCTTACCCAGGATGAAGCCTGCAACAGTTCCAGGGGTCTCCGTAGCACCCCCCAACtcaataacaacaacaacaacacggACTGACGCACAGACCGGCCGGAAACATAATTCCGAAAGCTGCTCAGCACGTTCTACAGGACGCTGCTTCCCCCTGTACTTCACGTATTCCGCGCAGCCCGCGCATCCCACGCGGTGTTCGAGAGACCTTCTTCTCATCTATGCTAGGAATAAGCTTACAGCTTATTAATGTTCGGACTTCACAGCGTGCTGAAGTTTTCTTTAATTGTAAAGGAGTCAAAATGCACTCCAACTAAGGATATAAGGAGTGAACAGTTCGGGAAAGCAAAGGATCCTTAAATTCAGTCGGCCCGCAACACAATCATTACGCATTTATAGCGTCCGTTTTCCCCTACCTCTTAGTTAGACCTTGGGCTGCTCACGATACACTCACTACAACATCTCTACTTCACCATGTCATCGGCCAAAATGAACATACTCGTCATCGGCGGTAacggcgccatcggcggTCATGCGGCGGTGCATCTAAAGTCCAAAGGCCACAATGTAACGATCGCTGGGCGGCAACCACCCGCCGAGGTCCCCGTCTTGGCCGAACTCCCTTTTCTCCGCGGAAACTACTTGCACCAAGACGACTTCAGCCCGGATCAGCTATCCCGTTTCGACGCAGTCGTTTTTGCGGCAGGCAGCGACGTTCGCCACGTGCCAGAGGGCAAAGGCGCAGATGATCACTACCTTCACGCCAACGGGGAGGCTGTACCGGCCTTCGCCAAGCGCGCAAAACAAGCCGGCGTCAAGAAGTTTGTGCACGTCGGGAGCGCCTACTGGCATTTGCTCCCCGAGTCAGTCGCCTCGAGTCCGTATGTCCGCTCACGGAAGTTGGCTGCGGACGGAGTCACGGAGCTAGCCGGCCCCGACTTCCATGCCTGCAGTCTCGACCcgcccatcgtcgtcggcacggTTCCGGGCATGAACAGCCCATTGTTTCGCGCCTATATCGACTATGCAAAGGGCCTCTTACCCATCCCCGCATTCGCTCCGATGGGGGGTATGAACTTCATTTCCACCCAGTCGCTTTCGGAGGCCGTTGCCGGTGCCCTTGAAAACAGCCAAGCTGTGTCGGGAAAGGCAATCCTGCTTGGCGACAAGACCATGACTTATGCGGAGTACTTTGAAATGTTCTTCAGAGCCGTTGGGAACCCCCAGAAGCTTTCGGCTCTGGATCAAGATCACCCACTCTTGCCTCGAGCAACGCTCTACGGGGGGAGCAAGGTGATCGAGTACGAGCCTAAAGCTGAGGAACTAGCGGCATTGGGAGGCTATCGCCGCGACGACATTGAgaacgccgtcgccgagctaGTATTGTAAAGAACTCGTCTATCATAGGTTACTGCATTTATCCAACCGAGTTTTCTCGTCTACTTATGAGTTGAGCAATGGTACCTAAATCACGGAATGGTGAGTGTTGTTGCGGAATCTGACGGATCCAGGAGACAATATCGTCGTCATCCGAC
Encoded proteins:
- a CDS encoding Had-superfamily subfamily variant 1 → MPSTNIEKPPDLSVRLFVACPRSGSALLMRIFAENPECGVTSRLMLMDHASLEGQDTPNRAIFQTPAQHDVYQLALNAGKRFLISREELGHDIRKGECSYDLLPSATAFDLARPVFLIRDPMRVFDSWKKIGWKDVQSFIDCYVNVFSMIDRSASRNISCLLYEQLVYDPREELQRVCSRWGIPFSDASLQFTKPFGSSFLMSEKETKAYCETEPAGIFTTVEATSSIIQDVEYHGLLTLEEKEKIEYTLCRSYLGYWRDKVDQLRTTLSEKTWFGFDLDDTLHEFRLASSTATNKALEVLSQSYGTPLEALKKEYSYILRTKTSNAFSDGKTSFEYRRERFTLLLERISQTATPTFLTSLLEIYEKTLMDSLQLKCGAINLLATLKRLGKKIVIITEGPQDAQERTIRHLGIAEQVDALVTTNSFGLSKVDGLFPKVLQHLGILPAEMAYIGDSEQRDMEPALAERIFCIHFAETANFSLDVYPPRINTLVKLDCIISSLEPDLAGE
- a CDS encoding Nicotianamine synthase gives rise to the protein MAVETSPAICRAQHANLDADHTTAAAIEKPLTGDWSGVQRFSIKLPHHEDPVERTVLGIVELFKRMKGLESLYPDPINGAIFNQLFDLVMTDARLTAVIPELRRIWGDGEYLLELEFARKVISGDSRAESQQLFESFPYLEQYYQLARMEANTLDTAVGETQLSRPRKIAFLGSGPMPFTALCMRPKLGDDVEIINIDRSEEAIQHGTLVACRLGDNMRFVKADVASVPDDLRDCDVVHFAALVGDEEQKLDLLISVAKAMKKGALIMLRSTDSLRQCLYPKIDTDNWDVLSVLTPVVATRYFGKSTSLTSIVLSVD
- a CDS encoding Nad-dependent epimerase dehydratase gives rise to the protein MSSAKMNILVIGGNGAIGGHAAVHLKSKGHNVTIAGRQPPAEVPVLAELPFLRGNYLHQDDFSPDQLSRFDAVVFAAGSDVRHVPEGKGADDHYLHANGEAVPAFAKRAKQAGVKKFVHVGSAYWHLLPESVASSPYVRSRKLAADGVTELAGPDFHACSLDPPIVVGTVPGMNSPLFRAYIDYAKGLLPIPAFAPMGGMNFISTQSLSEAVAGALENSQAVSGKAILLGDKTMTYAEYFEMFFRAVGNPQKLSALDQDHPLLPRATLYGGSKVIEYEPKAEELAALGGYRRDDIENAVAELVL